In a genomic window of uncultured Sphaerochaeta sp.:
- a CDS encoding 4Fe-4S ferredoxin yields the protein MAWNIAALFGISKKPPVPKKLVIHTNRCPQNHKCPSVQACPTGALKQKGYKVPTVDRNLCTNCGRCSRSCMPGALRMEKLSV from the coding sequence ATGGCCTGGAACATCGCAGCATTGTTTGGCATCAGCAAGAAGCCTCCCGTACCCAAAAAACTGGTAATCCACACCAATCGTTGTCCACAGAATCACAAGTGTCCTTCCGTGCAAGCTTGCCCCACCGGAGCTTTGAAACAGAAAGGTTACAAGGTTCCCACGGTCGACAGGAACCTATGCACCAATTGCGGACGATGCAGTCGCTCTTGCATGCCCGGAGCCCTTCGCATGGAGAAGCTCAGCGTATGA
- a CDS encoding carbohydrate-binding family 9-like protein: protein MITVHKVPLDNSLPVVLHQCWGDSDDVEANVHLSWEGSTLHLRFLVREPQLRRMVREHNGKVWEDSCVEAFLARQDSDEYINVECSASTRILVGRGTSRHDRQLLPVPLIASIPCSVEILENNTKQSRWKAELSLDLVQLGVLKEGETLKEVPLKGNFYCCGDKLAQPHYLCAQEIGTLKPDFHTPAFFAPIRCIS from the coding sequence ATGATTACGGTACACAAGGTTCCTTTGGACAATAGTCTTCCTGTGGTGCTGCACCAGTGTTGGGGGGATTCGGATGATGTTGAGGCAAACGTGCATCTCAGTTGGGAGGGATCTACGTTGCATCTGAGATTTCTGGTTCGTGAACCGCAGCTCAGGCGCATGGTTCGTGAACACAACGGAAAGGTCTGGGAGGACAGTTGTGTCGAAGCGTTTCTTGCGCGGCAGGACAGCGATGAGTACATCAATGTTGAATGCAGTGCGAGTACCCGCATCCTGGTAGGGAGGGGAACGTCCCGTCATGACAGGCAGCTGCTTCCTGTCCCCCTGATTGCAAGCATCCCCTGCTCAGTGGAGATCCTGGAGAACAACACCAAGCAAAGCCGGTGGAAGGCTGAACTGAGTCTGGATTTGGTGCAACTGGGAGTGCTCAAGGAAGGGGAAACACTAAAAGAGGTCCCACTGAAGGGAAATTTCTATTGCTGTGGCGATAAACTTGCCCAGCCCCACTACCTCTGTGCCCAGGAGATCGGGACACTCAAGCCGGATTTCCACACTCCTGCCTTCTTCGCTCCGATCAGGTGCATTTCCTGA
- a CDS encoding YbgC/FadM family acyl-CoA thioesterase, whose translation MYSFPIRVYYSDTDCGGIVYHARYLDFAEHARTEMLREVAAKHGLEGSQSSLTATLKLAFVVKSINVDYEKPALLDDLLEVRTELESSKRFSMVFRQTVTRSDEVLCTLLVRVAAINSETLRPMPMPAWFIPALQGA comes from the coding sequence ATGTACAGTTTCCCGATTCGTGTCTACTACAGTGATACAGACTGCGGAGGCATTGTCTATCATGCCCGTTATCTGGATTTTGCAGAGCATGCCCGTACGGAAATGCTTCGTGAAGTTGCTGCCAAGCATGGCCTTGAGGGATCGCAGAGTTCCCTCACGGCCACGCTGAAGCTAGCTTTTGTGGTGAAGTCGATCAACGTCGACTACGAGAAGCCGGCCTTGTTGGACGACCTGTTGGAAGTGCGGACCGAATTGGAGAGTTCCAAACGATTCTCCATGGTGTTCCGCCAGACGGTGACGCGTTCTGATGAGGTGCTCTGTACCCTGCTGGTACGTGTGGCGGCCATCAATAGTGAGACGCTCCGTCCCATGCCGATGCCCGCCTGGTTCATACCCGCACTTCAGGGAGCATAG
- a CDS encoding 4Fe-4S binding protein — MAYKITDACVACGTCQPECPTGAISEGDIYVIDADTCIDCGTCADVCPTAAIIQE; from the coding sequence ATGGCTTACAAAATCACTGACGCATGCGTGGCTTGTGGAACTTGCCAGCCCGAGTGCCCCACTGGTGCTATCTCTGAAGGCGACATCTATGTAATCGATGCGGATACTTGTATCGATTGCGGCACCTGTGCCGATGTCTGCCCGACTGCAGCTATCATCCAGGAGTAA
- the lysA gene encoding diaminopimelate decarboxylase gives MSQKTLPLGHGELLELAYQLPTPFYLYDEKAIVEQARSMKKIFSWAPGFCNYYAVKACPNPAILKLLAAEGFGADCSSLPELLLSKASGISKSKIMFTSNDTPAEEFKAAYELGAIINLDDITHIEAMEEALGCVPSTICFRYNPGPDRTGNAIIGNPVEAKYGVTSSQIVECYKIMKEKGVQHFGLHTMVASNELDGSYIVETARMLFELCVRIKQEAGVTIEFIDMGGGIGIPYRPSQEPMDLQAVSKGMQALYESIIVPAGLDPLHIVFECGRVITGPYGFLVTKVLHVTDKYKQYVGVDASMANLMRPALYGSYHHITVLGKEHERLDHVYDVTGSLCENNDKFAIDRELPKVEKGDVLVIHDTGAHGHSMGFNYNAKLRSAEYLLRRDGSVVMIRRAQTYDDYVATLRFDGALVEV, from the coding sequence ATGAGTCAAAAAACCCTTCCTTTGGGCCATGGAGAACTGCTTGAGCTGGCATACCAGCTTCCCACCCCTTTTTATCTCTATGATGAGAAAGCCATCGTGGAGCAAGCCCGCTCCATGAAGAAGATTTTTTCCTGGGCTCCGGGGTTTTGCAACTATTATGCAGTGAAAGCCTGTCCGAATCCTGCAATCCTGAAGCTGCTTGCAGCCGAGGGCTTCGGTGCAGACTGCTCCTCGCTTCCTGAGCTTTTGCTCAGCAAGGCCAGCGGTATCAGCAAAAGCAAGATCATGTTCACCAGCAACGACACCCCGGCTGAGGAGTTCAAGGCAGCCTATGAGTTGGGGGCGATCATCAACTTGGATGACATCACCCACATCGAGGCGATGGAAGAAGCGCTGGGCTGTGTCCCCTCCACCATCTGCTTTCGGTACAACCCAGGACCTGACCGCACGGGCAACGCCATCATCGGCAACCCGGTTGAGGCAAAATACGGAGTCACTTCCTCACAGATTGTCGAGTGCTACAAGATCATGAAGGAGAAGGGCGTACAGCACTTCGGCCTCCATACCATGGTGGCATCCAACGAGCTGGACGGTTCCTACATTGTGGAGACTGCACGCATGCTGTTCGAGCTGTGCGTCCGGATCAAGCAGGAAGCGGGCGTAACCATTGAGTTCATCGACATGGGTGGTGGCATCGGGATTCCCTATCGCCCTTCCCAGGAGCCGATGGATTTGCAGGCAGTCAGCAAGGGGATGCAAGCGCTCTACGAGTCGATCATCGTCCCTGCAGGGCTTGACCCGCTGCATATTGTCTTTGAATGCGGTCGTGTCATCACCGGACCGTACGGCTTCCTGGTGACAAAGGTCCTGCATGTCACAGACAAGTACAAGCAGTATGTGGGTGTCGATGCCTCGATGGCAAACCTCATGCGTCCCGCCCTCTATGGTTCCTATCACCACATCACCGTGTTGGGCAAGGAGCATGAACGTCTGGATCATGTCTATGATGTTACCGGTTCGCTGTGTGAGAACAACGATAAGTTTGCCATCGACCGAGAGCTTCCGAAGGTGGAGAAGGGTGATGTACTGGTCATCCACGATACCGGGGCACACGGGCACAGTATGGGTTTCAACTACAATGCAAAGCTCAGAAGTGCCGAGTATCTGCTCAGACGGGATGGTTCGGTGGTCATGATCAGGCGTGCACAGACCTATGACGATTATGTGGCAACCCTTCGCTTCGATGGCGCCCTGGTGGAAGTCTGA
- a CDS encoding LL-diaminopimelate aminotransferase, with protein sequence MATINTNYQKLASGYLFPEIARRTAVWQKAHPDAKVLRLGIGNTTEALPQAVCEAMKQKIDGLAARSTYTGYGDEQGDTYLREELVSYYKRWGVELESTEFFVSDGAKSDAANIQDLFGSDNVVAVQDPAYPVYVDSNVVGGRTGLFNKERGCYDGFVYLSSTEENGFIPTPPSQKVDLIYLCSPNNPTGSVATYDQLKAFVDYAIEHKSVIIFDSAYSEYITEEGYPRSIYEVEGAKRCAVEINSFSKFSGFTGVRLGWTIVPKQLECEDAQAGVLNAMWNRRQCTFFNGASNIAQRGGYAALHGEGYEQSRALVAYYLENARIIREGLTKVGLTVYGGVNSPYIWAKTPNGMESWEFFDLLLDSCHVVVTPGSGFGPAGRHFVRVSSYGHREQVVEAMRMIEENLKI encoded by the coding sequence ATGGCTACGATCAATACGAATTATCAGAAACTGGCAAGCGGCTACCTCTTCCCTGAGATTGCCCGCAGAACCGCCGTATGGCAGAAAGCACATCCCGATGCCAAAGTCCTGCGCCTGGGCATCGGCAATACGACCGAAGCCCTGCCCCAGGCGGTATGCGAGGCGATGAAGCAAAAAATCGACGGCCTTGCCGCCCGCAGCACCTATACCGGGTACGGTGATGAGCAGGGGGACACCTACCTGAGGGAAGAGCTTGTCTCGTATTACAAACGGTGGGGCGTAGAACTGGAAAGCACTGAGTTTTTTGTCAGTGACGGGGCAAAGAGCGATGCTGCAAACATCCAGGACCTTTTCGGTTCGGACAATGTGGTGGCAGTCCAGGACCCGGCATACCCCGTGTATGTCGACAGCAATGTGGTAGGGGGTCGAACCGGTCTCTTCAACAAGGAACGAGGCTGTTATGACGGCTTTGTCTATCTTTCCAGCACCGAGGAGAATGGGTTCATTCCCACCCCTCCGTCCCAGAAAGTCGACCTGATCTACCTGTGCAGCCCGAACAACCCGACAGGTTCGGTAGCCACCTACGACCAGCTTAAGGCTTTCGTAGACTATGCGATCGAGCATAAGAGCGTCATCATATTTGACAGTGCGTACAGCGAGTACATCACCGAAGAGGGGTATCCCCGTTCGATCTATGAGGTGGAAGGTGCAAAGCGCTGTGCAGTGGAGATCAACAGCTTTTCCAAGTTCAGTGGATTCACAGGCGTTCGCCTGGGATGGACCATTGTTCCCAAGCAGCTGGAGTGCGAGGATGCACAAGCCGGGGTGCTCAATGCAATGTGGAACCGCAGGCAGTGCACTTTCTTCAACGGGGCGAGCAACATTGCCCAGAGGGGAGGCTATGCCGCCTTGCATGGGGAAGGCTATGAGCAGAGCAGAGCCTTGGTGGCCTATTACCTTGAGAATGCACGCATCATCCGCGAGGGTTTGACGAAGGTCGGACTGACGGTCTATGGTGGAGTGAACAGCCCCTATATCTGGGCCAAGACACCGAATGGCATGGAAAGCTGGGAGTTCTTCGATCTTTTGCTCGACTCCTGCCATGTGGTGGTCACCCCCGGCAGCGGTTTCGGCCCGGCAGGGCGACACTTTGTACGGGTTTCTTCCTACGGCCATCGGGAACAGGTGGTTGAGGCAATGCGGATGATAGAGGAGAATCTGAAGATATGA
- the xseB gene encoding exodeoxyribonuclease VII small subunit: MSFETDVSRIEEIAQKLNASDITLEQSLALFEEGMKLAKELEKTLEEAKRKVEIVLGEETDTVEITNLE; the protein is encoded by the coding sequence ATGAGTTTTGAAACCGATGTCTCCAGGATTGAGGAGATAGCCCAGAAGCTCAACGCTTCGGATATCACCCTTGAACAGAGCCTCGCGCTCTTCGAAGAAGGGATGAAGCTTGCCAAGGAGCTGGAAAAAACCTTGGAAGAAGCCAAGCGAAAGGTGGAAATTGTCCTGGGCGAAGAGACGGATACCGTAGAAATCACCAATCTGGAATAG
- the dapB gene encoding 4-hydroxy-tetrahydrodipicolinate reductase, giving the protein MRIALVGYGKMGRMIESVARSQGCEIGAIIDPVASEGAVTSRSVNAESLDGCDVVIDFTHPTVVCDHIVLYAQLGIPAVIGTTGWYDQLEQVRQAIGGTDCAIIYSGNYSLGVALFMQVVRQASQLFAKSGLYDPFLTEIHHNQKADSPSGTATMLAQRVLDAFPSKTHIEAETQHQKREESALHLASVRGGWVPGTHTVYFDSPQDTIELTHRARSREGFAVGAVRSAFWIADGRKGFFTLDDMLEDVYLSVERSE; this is encoded by the coding sequence ATGCGCATCGCATTGGTCGGATATGGAAAGATGGGCAGAATGATTGAGAGTGTCGCTCGCTCACAGGGGTGTGAGATCGGGGCAATCATCGATCCCGTTGCCTCTGAGGGGGCGGTTACCAGCCGCTCAGTCAACGCCGAGAGTCTGGATGGCTGTGATGTGGTCATCGATTTCACCCATCCAACCGTGGTGTGTGACCACATTGTCCTGTACGCACAGCTTGGCATTCCGGCAGTCATCGGAACCACCGGTTGGTATGATCAGCTGGAGCAGGTGCGCCAGGCGATCGGGGGTACCGACTGTGCCATCATCTACAGCGGCAACTACTCTTTGGGGGTCGCCCTTTTCATGCAGGTGGTCAGGCAGGCTTCCCAACTGTTTGCAAAAAGCGGCTTGTACGATCCATTTCTCACAGAGATTCATCACAACCAAAAGGCGGACAGCCCAAGTGGTACGGCAACCATGCTGGCCCAGCGGGTGCTTGATGCCTTTCCTTCAAAGACACACATTGAGGCGGAGACCCAACACCAAAAGCGTGAAGAGTCCGCGCTTCATCTTGCATCCGTACGTGGCGGGTGGGTACCCGGTACCCATACCGTATATTTTGACAGTCCGCAGGATACCATTGAATTGACCCACCGCGCTCGTTCGCGCGAAGGGTTCGCCGTAGGCGCCGTGCGCTCAGCATTTTGGATAGCCGATGGAAGAAAGGGGTTCTTTACCCTCGATGATATGCTTGAGGATGTATACCTTTCCGTGGAGAGATCAGAATGA
- the dapA gene encoding 4-hydroxy-tetrahydrodipicolinate synthase, with protein sequence MREISFRGVFTAMVTPFTKKDNLDEQRLEEIIEAQIQSGVDGLVPCGTTGESPTLSHDEHDRVIALTVKFANGRVPVIAGTGSNATTEAIRLSRHAQQVGADAVLLVNPYYNKPTQRGLFLHFKAIADSVDIPCILYNIKGRTGVNIETETVKALSDACSNIVGVKEASGSLKQMQDVIEATHGKFHVLSGDDNLSLPLIESGGDGVISVGSNICPAYISKMIHLALDGHFEAARAMEANLSGFFKACFLETNPIPIKTAMARYGWCEESFRLPMCTFENEENRRLLYAELDQLDALGAITRR encoded by the coding sequence ATGAGAGAAATCAGTTTCCGTGGGGTGTTCACCGCTATGGTCACCCCGTTCACCAAGAAGGACAATCTGGATGAGCAGCGTCTCGAGGAGATCATCGAGGCACAGATACAGAGTGGCGTAGACGGGTTGGTGCCATGCGGAACAACCGGAGAAAGCCCCACCCTCAGTCACGACGAACACGACAGGGTAATCGCCCTGACGGTGAAGTTCGCCAACGGAAGGGTCCCTGTCATTGCAGGTACCGGTTCGAATGCAACCACCGAGGCCATCAGGCTCAGTCGTCATGCCCAGCAAGTGGGTGCCGATGCGGTTCTGCTTGTCAACCCGTATTACAACAAGCCGACTCAGAGAGGCTTGTTCCTCCACTTCAAGGCAATTGCGGACAGTGTGGATATTCCGTGCATCCTCTACAACATCAAGGGGAGAACCGGGGTGAATATCGAGACCGAGACGGTCAAGGCCCTCAGCGACGCATGTTCGAACATCGTCGGGGTGAAAGAGGCCAGCGGAAGCCTGAAGCAGATGCAGGATGTCATCGAGGCTACGCATGGAAAGTTCCATGTGCTCAGTGGTGATGATAACCTCTCCCTTCCTCTGATCGAGAGTGGTGGCGATGGGGTCATCTCCGTCGGCTCAAACATATGCCCGGCATACATTTCCAAAATGATCCATCTTGCGCTTGACGGCCATTTTGAGGCGGCGCGGGCGATGGAAGCGAATCTCAGCGGATTTTTCAAGGCTTGTTTTTTGGAAACCAACCCGATACCGATCAAGACTGCCATGGCCCGCTATGGCTGGTGCGAGGAGTCCTTCCGTCTTCCGATGTGCACCTTTGAGAACGAGGAGAACCGGCGTCTCCTTTACGCAGAATTGGACCAGCTCGATGCACTCGGTGCCATCACCAGGAGGTAA
- the xseA gene encoding exodeoxyribonuclease VII large subunit, which translates to MAELLNTELTVTELTSLIKKTLEEGFYGLRVSGEISNFRPTSAGHWFFTLKDSSSAISAVMFKGSTWKVDFTPAEGDQVVVTGSLDVYGARGTYQIKCDTMEKAGLGELLLLIQMRRRLYESKGYFAQELKSPIPRYPKRLGVVTSAGGAALQDILNITARRAPMLDILVLPAVVQGSTASQTIANRIRQANELLLCDVLIVGRGGGSLEDLLPFSEECVIEAIHDSLIPVISAVGHEIDWALSDYVADLRAPTPSAAAELVSQGYLDLQVQAKALKMQVARSMQTKLLIAQQRLKSHDRVIGGKRMEAIFSGKEYLLANASQNLATSMRHLLIMTTSRLHTAQRELQALSPLAILARGYCVVQDTKQHLVRSAKQAPKGTKLSLTFIDGSRKAVVEE; encoded by the coding sequence ATGGCTGAACTGCTGAACACCGAGCTGACAGTCACCGAGCTTACCAGCCTCATCAAGAAAACCCTTGAGGAGGGCTTCTATGGACTCAGGGTGAGCGGTGAGATTTCCAACTTCCGCCCCACCTCCGCCGGCCACTGGTTCTTCACCCTCAAGGACAGCAGCAGTGCCATCAGCGCCGTCATGTTCAAGGGCTCTACCTGGAAAGTCGACTTCACCCCCGCTGAAGGGGATCAGGTGGTGGTCACCGGCAGCCTGGACGTGTATGGTGCCAGGGGAACCTATCAGATCAAGTGTGACACCATGGAGAAAGCTGGCCTTGGCGAGCTGCTGCTTCTGATCCAGATGCGCAGGCGTCTCTATGAGAGCAAGGGCTACTTTGCCCAGGAGCTCAAGAGCCCCATCCCCCGCTATCCAAAACGCCTAGGGGTGGTGACCAGCGCAGGGGGAGCCGCCCTGCAGGATATTCTCAACATCACCGCGCGCAGGGCTCCAATGCTTGACATCCTGGTGCTCCCGGCAGTTGTGCAGGGATCCACTGCATCGCAGACCATCGCCAACAGGATCAGGCAAGCAAACGAACTGCTCTTGTGTGATGTCCTGATCGTAGGACGGGGTGGAGGTTCGCTTGAGGATCTTCTGCCCTTTTCGGAGGAGTGCGTCATCGAGGCAATCCATGACTCCCTCATCCCGGTGATCAGTGCCGTTGGACATGAAATTGACTGGGCGCTCAGTGATTATGTTGCAGATCTCAGGGCCCCCACCCCCTCCGCAGCAGCAGAGTTGGTGAGCCAGGGTTATCTGGATCTGCAGGTGCAGGCCAAAGCACTCAAGATGCAGGTGGCACGGTCGATGCAGACAAAACTGCTTATCGCCCAGCAACGCCTGAAGAGCCATGACCGCGTGATCGGAGGGAAACGGATGGAGGCGATATTCAGTGGGAAGGAGTACCTGTTGGCGAATGCAAGCCAGAATCTTGCCACCAGCATGAGACATCTGCTCATCATGACCACATCACGTCTGCATACGGCCCAGAGAGAGTTGCAAGCCCTCTCACCCCTTGCTATACTGGCGCGAGGCTATTGCGTGGTGCAGGATACGAAGCAGCATCTGGTACGAAGTGCCAAGCAGGCTCCGAAGGGCACCAAGCTTTCCCTGACATTCATCGATGGAAGCCGCAAGGCTGTCGTGGAGGAGTAA
- a CDS encoding 4Fe-4S binding protein codes for MNTKSKGLVGGLFFLTLAYFALGFVSILTANLALLCMTIPFILLAKAKKKTWCQHYCPRASLIDKVGRKHDWRKNPTFITNGKLRSFMLWYFGLNLLFITGSTIQVALGRMPAMPYLRLFIAIPLFPLPQVVTLEAAPFLMHLSYRFYSMMLSTTIIAVVLSRIYRPRLWCAVCPVGNLSDRMLKFTSTK; via the coding sequence ATGAACACCAAGAGCAAAGGTCTGGTTGGAGGCCTGTTCTTCCTTACCCTCGCCTACTTCGCTCTGGGCTTCGTCTCCATCCTTACGGCAAACCTTGCACTCTTGTGCATGACCATCCCCTTCATCCTGCTTGCAAAGGCAAAGAAGAAGACCTGGTGCCAGCACTACTGTCCCCGTGCAAGCCTGATCGACAAGGTCGGCCGCAAACACGATTGGCGCAAGAACCCCACCTTCATCACCAACGGCAAGCTCAGATCCTTCATGCTCTGGTATTTCGGCCTGAACCTGCTCTTCATCACCGGTTCAACCATCCAGGTGGCGTTGGGACGAATGCCGGCCATGCCCTACCTCCGTCTCTTCATTGCCATCCCGCTCTTCCCGCTTCCCCAGGTGGTCACCCTCGAGGCAGCGCCTTTTCTCATGCACCTTTCCTACCGCTTCTATTCGATGATGCTCTCCACCACGATCATCGCCGTGGTGCTCTCACGCATCTACCGTCCGAGGTTGTGGTGTGCGGTGTGCCCCGTGGGAAACCTGAGCGACAGGATGCTCAAGTTCACCAGCACAAAATAA
- a CDS encoding DNA topoisomerase 3, translated as MKKLVLAEKPSVGRELARVLGCWKRETGYLEGDAYIVTWALGHLVELAEPAVYSDRYRRWSLSDLPMLPTELKQEVIEQSKDQFSIVSSLLNRPDVESLVIATDAGREGELVARWIMKMANYSGNAKRLWISSQTEGAIKDGFANLKDAKLYDNLYEAAQSRAAADWYVGMNVTRALTCHYDAKLSAGRVQTPTLALMTMREDEIEAFSGQFYWTLKADFSTFSASYYPSEDSIRITKEEEAKRLETLLVGKTGKVVSVQTAERSEQPPLAYDLTELQRDANNLLDFSAKETLDTLQSLYEQHKIVTYPRTDSRYITTDIVSTLPHRLQALLPTPFAPMSSRYLSEGFRVDEERFVQDLQVTDHHAIIPTEQRVDLSRLNSRERALWELIVVRFLEVLSPDYTYHTTTVQVEVEGCLFKTRLTIGTNQGWRDVARLVGKRSAQSSLADEDEASPALLGISEGDALTIASVKLRRLATTAPGRYTEATLLSAMEHAGRFVEDAKLKKRLGNGLGTPATRADIIEKLIQNHYVQREGKELVPTAKGRELVRLAPQELRSPELTGVWEERLGNIADGIEDSRRFIEDIKANAAQLVAQVKSSAEIFSPHFPDAKSCPYCKTPMMKVVDEIGQNHYLCQRLSCSYEEMEIKKRVLVPKTEKKSEQPVQRVVVKPKIVASADGVKKKVVLKKKSPQTNFSLKDDEEPTYTWETVIEVVRPSKLAYRSQSRPRPPKDAWNAGLQSNHVVDETPSNGGSFAEFLKASEERKRRDKEKKRH; from the coding sequence TTGAAAAAGCTTGTTCTGGCTGAAAAGCCGAGTGTCGGAAGGGAGTTGGCCCGTGTGTTGGGGTGCTGGAAACGGGAAACCGGATATCTGGAAGGGGATGCGTACATCGTCACCTGGGCCTTGGGCCATCTGGTGGAGTTGGCCGAACCCGCTGTCTACAGCGACCGGTATCGCCGGTGGTCTCTCTCCGATCTCCCCATGCTGCCGACCGAGCTCAAGCAGGAAGTGATCGAGCAGAGCAAGGATCAGTTTTCCATCGTATCCTCGCTTCTGAACCGACCTGATGTGGAGAGTCTGGTCATTGCAACCGATGCAGGAAGGGAAGGGGAGCTGGTAGCCCGTTGGATCATGAAAATGGCCAACTACTCGGGGAATGCGAAACGATTGTGGATCAGCAGCCAGACCGAAGGAGCCATCAAGGATGGGTTTGCGAACCTCAAGGATGCAAAGCTCTACGACAACCTGTACGAGGCTGCCCAAAGTCGGGCTGCCGCTGATTGGTACGTGGGCATGAACGTCACCCGCGCCCTTACCTGTCACTACGATGCCAAGCTTTCTGCGGGGAGGGTCCAGACTCCCACCCTCGCTCTGATGACCATGCGCGAGGATGAGATAGAGGCATTCAGCGGACAGTTCTACTGGACCCTCAAAGCTGATTTCTCCACCTTCAGTGCCTCCTATTATCCCAGCGAGGATTCCATCCGCATCACCAAGGAAGAAGAAGCAAAGAGGCTTGAGACCCTTTTGGTTGGAAAGACGGGCAAGGTTGTCAGCGTCCAGACAGCTGAACGCAGCGAACAGCCTCCCTTGGCATATGACCTTACCGAACTGCAGCGCGATGCCAACAACCTGCTCGACTTCAGTGCAAAGGAAACCCTGGATACGCTCCAGTCTCTCTATGAACAGCATAAGATCGTAACCTATCCCCGCACCGACAGCAGATACATCACCACCGATATCGTCTCGACACTTCCCCATCGCCTCCAGGCGTTGCTTCCCACTCCGTTTGCCCCCATGAGCAGCCGATATCTGAGTGAGGGGTTCCGTGTCGACGAGGAACGCTTCGTACAGGATCTGCAGGTAACCGACCACCACGCGATCATCCCTACCGAGCAGCGGGTTGATCTTTCACGGCTGAACTCCCGCGAGCGAGCTCTTTGGGAGTTGATCGTGGTACGCTTTCTGGAAGTCCTCAGTCCCGACTACACCTACCACACCACCACCGTGCAGGTCGAGGTCGAAGGCTGCCTGTTCAAGACACGCCTGACCATCGGCACCAATCAAGGGTGGCGCGATGTTGCCCGGCTGGTGGGCAAGCGAAGCGCCCAATCCTCCCTCGCCGATGAGGATGAGGCCAGCCCCGCCTTGCTTGGGATTTCGGAAGGTGATGCATTGACCATTGCTTCGGTGAAGCTGAGAAGGCTTGCCACCACCGCTCCGGGCAGGTATACTGAGGCTACGTTGCTCTCCGCCATGGAGCATGCCGGCCGCTTTGTGGAGGATGCAAAGCTGAAAAAACGTCTGGGCAACGGCTTGGGAACCCCGGCAACCCGGGCGGATATCATCGAGAAACTGATTCAGAACCACTATGTGCAGCGTGAGGGCAAGGAGCTGGTTCCCACCGCAAAAGGGAGGGAACTGGTACGTCTGGCGCCACAGGAACTGCGCTCTCCCGAGCTCACCGGCGTCTGGGAGGAGCGGTTGGGCAATATCGCTGACGGCATTGAGGACAGCAGGCGGTTCATAGAAGATATCAAAGCCAATGCCGCTCAGCTTGTTGCTCAGGTGAAAAGCAGCGCTGAGATCTTCAGTCCGCACTTCCCGGATGCCAAGAGTTGTCCCTACTGCAAGACACCGATGATGAAGGTAGTTGATGAGATCGGGCAGAACCACTATCTCTGCCAGCGTCTCTCCTGCTCCTATGAGGAGATGGAGATCAAGAAACGGGTCCTTGTTCCCAAGACGGAAAAAAAGAGTGAGCAACCGGTACAGAGGGTGGTGGTCAAACCCAAGATCGTCGCCTCCGCAGACGGGGTGAAGAAAAAGGTGGTGCTGAAGAAGAAGAGCCCTCAGACCAACTTTTCGCTCAAGGATGATGAGGAACCTACCTATACCTGGGAGACGGTGATCGAGGTGGTGCGCCCGAGCAAGCTTGCCTATCGCAGCCAGTCGCGTCCACGTCCGCCCAAGGATGCCTGGAATGCAGGGTTGCAATCCAACCATGTCGTGGATGAGACACCCTCAAACGGGGGAAGTTTTGCTGAGTTCCTGAAAGCCAGTGAAGAGAGAAAGCGTCGTGATAAGGAAAAAAAGCGTCATTAG